One genomic segment of Panicum virgatum strain AP13 chromosome 2N, P.virgatum_v5, whole genome shotgun sequence includes these proteins:
- the LOC120662108 gene encoding superoxide dismutase [Cu-Zn] 2-like isoform X2, with product MVKAVAVLAGSDVKGTIFFSQEGDGPTTVTGSISGLKPGLHGFHVHALGDTTNGCMSTGPHFNPAGKEHGAPEDENRHAGDLGNVTTGEDGVANVDITDCQIPLTGPHSIIGRAVVVHADPDDLGKGGHELSKSTGNAGGRVACGIIGLQG from the exons ATGGTGAAGGCTGTCGCTGTCCTCGCTGGCAGTGATGTCAAGGGCACCATCTTCTTTTCCCAAGAGGGAGATG GTCCAACCACCGTGACCGGAAGTATCTCTGGGCTCAAGCCGGGGCTCCATGGGTTCCATGTGCATGCGCTTGGTGACACCACCAATGGCTGCATGTCCACTG GGCCACACTTCAATCCTGCTGGTAAGGAGCATGGTGCACCAGAAGATGAGAATCGCCATGCCGGTGATCTTGGGAATGTGACAACTGGTGAAGATG GTGTTGCTAATGTCGATATTACTGACTGCCAG ATTCCCCTCACTGGGCCACACTCAATCATTGGCCGAGCTGTAGTTGTCCATGCCGATCCTGATGACCTTGGCAAGG GTGGACATGAGCTTAGCAAGAGCACGGGAAATGCTGGTGGCCGTGTTGCCTGTG GTATCATTGGGCTCCAGGGCTAA
- the LOC120662108 gene encoding superoxide dismutase [Cu-Zn] 2-like isoform X1 — protein sequence MVKAVAVLAGSDVKGTIFFSQEGDGPTTVTGSISGLKPGLHGFHVHALGDTTNGCMSTGTYISFPCYVSGQVDMLCLRGKLFCAAGPHFNPAGKEHGAPEDENRHAGDLGNVTTGEDGVANVDITDCQIPLTGPHSIIGRAVVVHADPDDLGKGGHELSKSTGNAGGRVACGIIGLQG from the exons ATGGTGAAGGCTGTCGCTGTCCTCGCTGGCAGTGATGTCAAGGGCACCATCTTCTTTTCCCAAGAGGGAGATG GTCCAACCACCGTGACCGGAAGTATCTCTGGGCTCAAGCCGGGGCTCCATGGGTTCCATGTGCATGCGCTTGGTGACACCACCAATGGCTGCATGTCCACTGGTACCTACATCTCTTTCCCCTGTTATGTATCAGGGCAAGTGGATATGCTGTGCTTACGGGGTAAATTATTTTGTGCTGCAGGGCCACACTTCAATCCTGCTGGTAAGGAGCATGGTGCACCAGAAGATGAGAATCGCCATGCCGGTGATCTTGGGAATGTGACAACTGGTGAAGATG GTGTTGCTAATGTCGATATTACTGACTGCCAG ATTCCCCTCACTGGGCCACACTCAATCATTGGCCGAGCTGTAGTTGTCCATGCCGATCCTGATGACCTTGGCAAGG GTGGACATGAGCTTAGCAAGAGCACGGGAAATGCTGGTGGCCGTGTTGCCTGTG GTATCATTGGGCTCCAGGGCTAA